Part of the Falco cherrug isolate bFalChe1 chromosome 1, bFalChe1.pri, whole genome shotgun sequence genome, GCATGTCTAAAGTCTTGCCTGGAGAGGTCATAAGATTGTGTTCAGGTGTTGGGTTTGCTTACTCCCATGCTGGAGAGACTGGTCTGAGAGCGGACAAGGGCTTAAATGCTGTCTGAGTGGCTACTGAGTTGGTTTAGGTAGTGTTCTCCACCTGAGCAAGATGTAATTCCAGTTTTTGAGCATTTTGGGATGCTGTATCCCCTTGAAAACTCTGGTATGCTCTATTCCTGGTAGCTTCCAAATGATCTGCTCATCCCTGCGAGGCCCTCTGAGCTGCTCTCTGTTGCTAAGAAATTCTTGTTTTCATCGCATCTCCCTGCATGTGGTGGATGTTGCTTTGCCGTGAAGTCCTAGCCTGCCTTACCTGGATGCCCTTTGTCCTTGGGCTTCCTGGCAGAGCATCATCTCAGGGGGAACTGTCTGCTCCACCTGCAGCACCCTCCCTTTCCAGCCCATGGGGTGCGCCTGGGACATCAGGCTGCcacaggtgctgctgctcttgcccTGTGCTTGTTCCTGTTGCTTGCGCTGCCTGGCATTTCAGAGGTCCTATTGCAAGTGATTGGCTGAGTGTGATGCTCCTGCCTATGGATCATGCTTTCtcacagaaaaaggaggaggttGTTTTGCTGTGTGGGATACCTGAAcgtccctcctcctctccagtgGGAACAGGGCCCCTTTGTAAGATGCTGCGAGGCTTCCTTTTGAGAGAGCATCAATAAACAAACCTTTCTTTATAACGTGTAAAGTTGGGAAGCGCAGCGAGGGGTGAAGGCCCGTATGCCTACCTGCCTGCAAGGCATGAGTAAGAAACTCTGCTATTCGTGGCCCCTCCCAAGAAGtctccccctcccagcccccagcaggtACCCAGGTACGAGGGAAGCAGAGCAGTTCAGCTCTGCGAGGTGATGGTGCCCTTTTGTCCCTCGAGTATGAGGCAGACACTCGCCTCCCATCCCATGCCTTGTGTCTGGGATGATGGAAGGTTGCTAATTGTCCTGGAGCATCCCAAATACCTTTCTCAATGTCTGCTGTCACCTCCAGCTTGGGAGGGAATGATCTGCCTTTCCAGGGAGTTTGATCTGCTCCAGATAATTTGGTGTTGCATAAAGTAACAGAAGGGTGGAGTACTCTCATCCCTGGCTTGAGTCGTTGTCAGCTGGCCAGTGCCTCGCTATCTCCGGAGGCTGCAGACCtgcatctcccctctcctctgcaaGGGAGGGACAGCAAACCGTGGGCTTtgtaaaggagaagaaaaccaagCCCCGTCTTTCTTATCCAGAGcaaatggaaagggaaaggacTCACCTTCTTCAGTTTCATGTTGTCCAGGTTGAGTGTCTGCAGGTATCGCCCGAAGGACTGGAAGGCATTGTCAGGGATGACCTCAACTGGGTTATGAGAGAGCTTCAGTTCCTCCAGCACTCTCAGCTTACTCATTGCGCTCACAGGATAGCTGCTCAGCTGGTTCTTGTCCAGGTGGAGGACAGCAAGGTTTTCTACATCCTCCAGGGCCCCAGGGAGGAGGTTGGTGAGGGAGTTGTCGGAGAGGAAGAGCCAGCGCAGGTCTTTAGCCCCGTTGAAGACCCCTGGTTTCAGCTCCCGGATTTTATTGCTGCCTAAGTGCAGGATGAAGAGGTTGACaagaggggagaggagcccTTTGGGTAGGTCTGGGATCTTGTTCTGATCCAGGTACAGGTAGGTGAGCTCAGAGAGGTCATCGAAGGCTCCTGGCTTTATGACACTGATCTGGTTGTCAGTGAGATAGAGGTAGACCAGGCTTTTGAGCCCCCGGAAGGCTCCAGTTGAGATCTCCTTGATCTGTGAGCTCTGGAGGTGCAGGGACACCAGCTTTTTCAGGTCACGGAAGCCATTGGTGGGCAGGACGGGGAAGTTGTTCTTCTGCAGGTTGAGAAGCCGTGTTTGCTCAGGCACCTTGGGGATCTTCTTCAACCCAGCATTGTCGCAGATGACATGCTGCAGGTCGCCGCCGTGGCAGTGGCAGCTCGGGGGACATGCCTGCACGATGGAGGCAAGACATGCCAGTAGGCTGAGGACACTGAGGAAGAAGCCTGACCGATTCATGGTCAGATCTGGAATTAGTGTGGTGggaagagaagcaggaggaggaggaggaggagggagatgggtgggagagagagagagtaaCTGGGTTTGCAGCATGCTGAACACAGCCCTATTTATAAtgttattaaaaagcaaaatccctTCCCACaaaccacaggcagcagccagtTGGAAGCAACTGGCTTTGGGAACTTACTGTGAGCTTAACCCCTTGGCACCAGGCAGCGGAGTGTCCGCGGTCCTGCCTGGCTTCGCTGCTGCAGCGGCTGTGCAGAGGTAGTTTTCCTCTCTGCAACAGGGAGGCAAATGGTTAGGAAGAACAAATGCTGAGCTGCTCTGTAGGGGACCTCTCTGGTCCCTGCTGAGCTGAGAGGGGCCCTGATTCATCAGTGGTGGGGGGGAAAACAACCTGGTTTGGTCGAATGGCATGGCGGGGAGCTCCgctgtgctctgcagccacctcGTGCCAAAGGTCTCGGCAGGCTCCTGGGCTGTGTGTATCCTCAGCTGGTCTGGGGAGAATCTTGTCCTGCTATCACAGAGGaaggtttggggagggggggggtctTGCTGATTTCAAAAGAGTTTGCCTAAGCAGGGGTGGGAGAAGGTGGGAGCGATACGGGGTCATGCCAAAGGCCAACAGTGCTGCACTCGCTCTTGTGAtgcaaaattttatttgaagacTTCCAGATCTAGACTGCACCTAGGAGTTGGCCAAGAAAGGGAGAGCAAAGACCATCTTAATTCCTGCTGCATCTTCCTCTGTGGGCAGTCAAGTGTGGCACATCCATGGTCATGCTCAGGAGACCTGTGTGAGGGGCTCTTTTTTCCCAGCACATGGCACTGTGGAGCAATGGCTGTTGCCTTCCGACAAGGGATGGAGCAGTGGCGGAGCCTGTGGGGAAGTGATGGGGCATGGGCTGGTGGGTATGAAGTGCCGGACAGCGATGCCCTGCTGCGTGCCTGGCTCAGATGAAGTGGATAGGAATGCCTGTGCTCCTGAGATGAAGCTGTGGATGGGGAAAGGTGTGGATAAAGGGATGGTGAGGTATCAGAGCAAGGAAATcgctgctgagctgggactaGGGT contains:
- the CHAD gene encoding chondroadherin codes for the protein MLQTQLLSLSPTHLPPPPPPPASLPTTLIPDLTMNRSGFFLSVLSLLACLASIVQACPPSCHCHGGDLQHVICDNAGLKKIPKVPEQTRLLNLQKNNFPVLPTNGFRDLKKLVSLHLQSSQIKEISTGAFRGLKSLVYLYLTDNQISVIKPGAFDDLSELTYLYLDQNKIPDLPKGLLSPLVNLFILHLGSNKIRELKPGVFNGAKDLRWLFLSDNSLTNLLPGALEDVENLAVLHLDKNQLSSYPVSAMSKLRVLEELKLSHNPVEVIPDNAFQSFGRYLQTLNLDNMKLKKFADNAFAGVTALKTAHLENNRLTQLPRNFPFDKLETLTLSRNAWHCNCQLAHLRKWLKGNRTRTEDTCSTPVQYRGQSIRDTPALRTCKLPTKRSKKGSRH